AACGTGGACTGACCCTTCAGGATGCGAAAGCTGCGCTGGTGCAGTTGGGAAAACGGCGTGGTTCGTTGACTTATACTGAAATCGTCAATCGACTCGGCGCTTTCGACCTCGATCCGGACCAGTTGGATGAGTTCTTTGATCACCTGTCCGAGCAGGGGGTGGACGTGATCAACGAACGCGACGATGAAGAAGATGAGGACGATGAGAGCCAGGAGCGCGACCAGGAAGAGGAGCGCTTTGATCTGAATGACCTGACCATGCCGCCCGGTGTCAAAATCAGCGACCCGGTTCGGATGTACCTGAAGGAGATTGGCCGTGTTCCTTTGCTCTCCGCTGCAGAGGAGATTGAGCTTGCCAAGCGGATTGAAGAAGGAGACGAAGAAGCCAAGCGGCGGCTCGCGGAAGCCAACCTTCGCCTGGTGGTCAGCATCGCAAAGCGGTACGTTGGCCGTGGGATGCTGTTCTTGGATTTGATTCAGGAAGGTAATTTGGGGCTCATCAAAGCCGTGGAGAAGTTTGATTACCGGAAGGGTTACAAGTTCAGCACGTATGCAACCTGGTGGATTCGGCAGGCCATCACACGGGCGATTGCCGACCAGGCGAGAACGATTCGGATTCCTGTGCATATGGTTGAAACCATCAACAAGCTGATTCGCATCTCGCGTCAGCTGCTTCAGGAATTGGGACGTGAGCCGACCGCCGAGGAAATTGCTGCGGAGATGGACATGACACCGGAAAAGGTGCGCGAAATCCAGAAGATCGCTCAGGAGCCCGTTTCGTTGGAAACGCCGATTGGTGAAGAGGATGACTCGCACTTAGGGGACTTTATCCCTGACGATGAGGCGCCTGCGCCGGCGGACGCTGCAGCGTACGAGCTGCTGAAGGAACAATTGGAAGACGTTCTGGACACCCTCACAGAACGGGAAGAGAACGTCCTGCGCTTGCGGTTCGGACTGGATGACGGCAGAACGCGGACGTTGGAGGAAGTAGGCAAGGTCTTTGGCGTGACGCGGGAACGCATCCGCCAAATCGAGGCCAAAGCGTTGCGCAAACTCCGGCATCCAAGCAGGAGCAAGCGGTTGAAGGACTTCCTCGAATAAGCGATCAGGGTTTGCTGCGGCCGCCTTCGGGCGGCCTTTTCGCGTTCGTGGGGGCTTGTTTCAAGTGAAACACGCTTTCGGTGGAAACACTGCTGTGCTTTGCTCTGCAAGCGTTTTCTGTTGGCGTCCTGTTCCGTGTATAATGGAGACTGTGACAAGGGAGGGGAAACATCGTGGATTTCGAACTGACCAGGGAACAAAAAATGATTCGGGACACCGTCCGGGAATTTGCAGAGGCTGAAATCGCACCGAACGCGGCCGAATGGGACCGGACCGAGGCGTTTCCGCTGGAGACCTTCCGCAAGATGGGGGAGCTGGGCTTCTTGGGCATTCCTTTCCCCGAAGAGTATGGCGGATCAGGCGGGGACATGGTGAGTTACTGCCTGGCGGTGGAGGAAATTGGCCGTGCGTGCGGCGGAACTGGACTCAGTTTTGAGGCGCATGTTTCATTGGCCTGCACACCCATCTATCTCTACGGCACAGAAGAGCAGAAAAAGAAGTATCTCGTGCCGCTGGCGAGAGGAGAGTCGCTGGGTTCGTTTGGACTGACTGAACCGGGGGCCGGTTCGGATGCCGGGGGAACCAAAACGACGGCCGCCCTCGATGGAGACGAATGGGTCATCAACGGCACGAAAATTTTTAACACCAACGGCGGCGTGGCGTCCACGGTCGTGTTGACCGCCGTCACCGACAAGGAGAACCGCGGAATCAGCGCGTTCATCGTGCCCACCAATGTGCCAGGGTTCAGCGTCAGCAAAGCGTACGAAAAGCTGGGGATGCGCGCGTCCAACACGGTCGAACTCATCCTGGAGGATGTCCGCGTTCCGAAGGAAAACCTGCTTGGCCCGCTCAATGCCGGGTTCAAACAGTTTTTGTCGACACTCGACGGCGGCCGCGTGGCCATTTCCGGACTTGCCATCGGCATCGCGCGCGCTGCGTTTGAAACAGCTTTAGCGTACGCCAAGACGCGTGTCCAGTTTGGCCAGTCCATCTCCAAATTCCAGGCCATTCAGCACAAACTGGCGGACATGGCGATGCACATCGAATTGGCGCGGAACGCCATGCTGAAAGCAGCTTGGCTGTGCGACCAGGGTAAGCCATTTTCACTGGAGGCGTCGTATTCGAAGCTGTTCTCTTCCGAGATGTGCACCCGGACCTGTGAGCAAGCCGTTCAGATTCTCGGCGGCTACGGGTATATGCGGGAGTACTCGGTCGAACGAAATTACCGGGACGCCAAGCTGATTGAAATCGGCGAAGGAACCTCCGAAGTGCAGCGTCTCGTGATTGCCCGTCATCTCGGTTGTTAGTTGCGGGGGCAGAGGGGGGCACCCGGCGCTCGCCCAGTGCCTCCTCAAACGGAAGTTGCAGTAAGCGAACCTGCGAAATCGATGATTCTAAAACAAGCCCCTCGTCGTAGAGTAGTACAGGGACGGTCACTGCAGGAAAGTGACCGATTGCGGCTGAAGTGACGGGGGGCCACACTTTGTCTGTGATCTACTTCATTTGCGCCGGAAGCGCATGTGTTGTGCTGCTTGCCTTTGGTTTTCTGCGAGCCGCCGCTTATGGCATTCGCCGGCAGGGACGCAGGGAGCGGCCGCTGCCAGCGGACACGGGCATTGTGCTCGGGGCGTATACCGACGGGTACCGCCCCAGCGACCCGTTGGTCGCCAGGCTTCGTGCGGCCCTGCACCTGTATCGGCATGGCTATGTACGCGTACTCATCGTCAGCGGCGGCCGCGGAGAAGACGAAACGGTCGCGGAGTCCAGCTCGATGAAGCGGTTCCTCATTTTAAACGGCGTACCGCCGGAAGTCATCCTCGAAGATCGCCGCTCCAGGGATACGTGGGAGAACCTGCGCAACAGCATGTCTCTGATGCAGACGTACCATCTGAAGACGGCCGTGATTATCACCAGCGACTACCACTTGCCGCGGGCCCTCGCCGTGGCACGGCAGCTTGGCATGAACGCCACCGGCTACGCTGCCTGGTCGACGCAGCGTGAACTGCGTACCGCCTACCGTGAGGTTCTGGCCAGAATCAAGTATACTGTGACTGGGCAAGCAGCCATTTGAGCCGTACACAACCCTGCTTGCGGACAGCGGACGAAAGAACCATTGGCCGGACCATTCCGGCCGTGTCGAGGTGGGCATTTGTCAATTTCACTCTCACATCGGCTGCAGGCCATCGCGGATGTCATTCCCCCAGGGTCGGTCGTTGTCGACGTCGGGACCGACCACGCCTTGCTGCCGATTTACCTGATTCAATCGGGCGTGGCTGCACGGGTCATCGCGACCGACATTGCCGACGGTCCTGCCGACGTGGCCAGGAGAAATGTGGAAGCGCACGGACTGTCCGAGCGTATTTCTGTGCGCTGCGGGGACGGGCTTGCGACGGTTGGACCGGGTGAAGCACAGACCATCGTCATCGCCGGCATGGGCGGCGCGACCATCCGCGACATTCTGGCTGGCACACCATCCGTCGTGGGCGCGGCGCGGCGCATCATTGTGCAGCCCATGAATCTCGCCCAGCACGCCCGCGCCTATTTCTTTACGCACGGCTTTCGCCTTGTGACAGAGTGCGCACTGACGGACGGTGGCAAATACTACGAAATCATCGCAGCCGAACCAGGCGAGCCAGTGGAGTATGAGGGCTATCATGCCGATCGCGTCGCACTGGAGATGGCTTGGATGTTTGGCCCGCAGTTGCTAAGGTCTCCGAATGCGTCCGTGCGGGCGCATGTGGCAGATACAGTGCAGCGCTGGGGGGAACGATACGAACGAATGAAAGCGAGCCGTCGACCGGCGGTCACGCAGCAGGCGGAGGCCCTGTTGGCCCGCAGGGCCTGGCTGGAAGGCTGGCTGCACAATGTGGGGGATCCAATCACGGCAAGCCGCGAGGCCACAGGAGGGACGGAGTGTGGCAACAACCATACAGGATGTCATTGATGTCATGGAACAGTTTGCGCCGCCCAGTTTGGCGTTTCCGAACGATCCGGTGGGACTGCAGGTGGGGCGCACCGACCGACCGGTGCGGCGCGTCTGGCTGGCGCTCGATGCGTCCTGCGCCGTGATCGAACAAGCGGCCGCGGCGCAGGCGGACCTGCTCATCACGCACCACGAGCTGTTTTACAGGCCGCTGCCAAAACTCGATACCTCGACTTGGCGGGGGCGGGCCATCGCGACGGCGATTTTGCACGACCTCACCATTTATGCAGCGCACACGAACCTCGATGTGACCGAGGGCGGCGTGAACGACGTGCTGGCAGAACGGCTGGGTCTGAAGGATGTCGAGATTCTCGACCGGATGAAGAACGAACAGCTGCGCAAACTGGTCGTCTTTGTGCCGACGACCCACGCCGAAGCCGTTCGGGACGCAGTGTGCAGCGCAGGCGCGGGCCACATTGGTCAGTACAGCCACTGCACCTTCAACACGCCGGGGACCGGGACGTTTCTGCCGCTCGCGGGGACGCAGCCGTACATCGGCCAGGTTGGTTCCATCACGGCGACCGATGAGGTGCGTATTGAAACGGTGGTGCCGGCATCGCAGACGGAGCGCGTGATTCGCGCGATGCTCGAGGCACACCCCTACGAGGAAGTCGCGTATGACCTGTATCCGCTGGAAATCATGGGCCGGCCCTACGGCATCGGCCGCGTGGGGAATCTGCCCGCTCCGACCTCGTTAGGGGTGTTTGCCGACCAAGTCCGTCAGTCCCTGGGACTCACGCACATTCGCTTCGGCGGAAACCCGGACCTGTTGGTGGAGCGCGTGGCGGTGCTGGGCGGATCCGGCGGTCGATGGGTCGCTAAGGCGATTGAGCAGGGGGCACAGGTGCTGGTCACGTCGGACTGTGACCACCATGTGGTGGCAGAAGCATGGGAAGAAGGGCTCGCCGTGATCGACGCGACGCACGCTGCCCTCGAGCGGCCGGTGTTGGAACGGGTGAAAAGCGTGATCGACCAAGCGTTTGGCCACAGCCTGCAGGTCACCATCGCGGACGTGCACGAAGACCCGTTTCATTGGATATAAATCCATTGCTTCTACATCCGTCGTATTTACATCCATCGCGGACGGTGAAACGTGCGAGGAAACATTTGCACTTGAGATGAAGCCAGCCCGCGCGTATACTGAAGTGCGTCGACTCAAACGGGGAGTTAGCTGGGCAACCGCCGGTGCAAGGCCGAAAGGCTGCACGGGAGGAAAGTCGGAGCTCCACAGGGCAGGATGCCGGATAACGTCCGGCGGGAGCAATCCTAGGGAAAGTGCCACAGAAATGGAGACCGCCGATGGCGGCGCCTTGCGCCGCACAGGCAAGGATGCAACGGTGCGGTAAGAGCGCACCAGCAGGCTGGAGACAGCCTGGCTAGGTAAACCCCATCCGGAGCAAGACCGGGTAGGAGTGCACATGCGGTGGCCCGCCGCGCACTCGGGTAGGTCGCTTGAACCGGCTGGCAACAGTCGGTCTAGATAGATGGTTGCCGCTCCAACGTGCGAGGCGCCTCAAACGCCGTTTGCAGCACAGGAGTACAGGACTCCGCTTACAGGCTAGCTTCCCGTAGCCTAGAACCCGTAAGGCTTTCAGCCTTGCGGGTTTCGACTTATTTGCACTTTTTCCCGAAAAGCCTTCCATGATACGAACTTTTCGATGCAACTTTCTACCACGGACCTCGGGGTCATTGTCCCAAAAGAGGACAGGTTATGCAAGGTTGTTATAGGCTCCAAACAGGGGGGTTATGCGAAGGATACAAGGCTACAAAATTTCGGTGCTGTAATTTTGGACTTTTTCGGACACCACCTGCTACTCTCCTTTTAGACAACAGAGCCGAAGGGAGAGGATAAACGGTGGCGAGGCGAAATCCGAACGCAAACTTTTTTCAGCAATCTGTGCAGCAGTTCGGACATTGCGACCCCCAACCCGTTGAGAAGCTCAGCGTGGCGGAGGCGATTAAACTGGCAAAAAGCCACTGGCAAGGCCAGAATGTGTCTGTAGAGACCTACGTTTCATATAGCAGTCATCTCAAGGAGTTCTCCATTTGGGCTCATGAAAATCTGCGGCCATGCCTCATTTCAGAAATGAACGGCTGGTACACAGCGAAATATCGGGAGTACCTCTGCACTCGCCAAAGCATGCGAGGTGGCAAACTTTCAGGGACGACTATTCAGCATCATCTGGATACGCTTTCCTCGTTCTTTCGGGTCATGGTTCTGTTCAGACAAATGGAAAACAATCCACTTGACTATATCGAGGGGCCCAACAGTCGGCATAATAGGTTGCTGTCGGTGCCAAAGAGACCTTGCCCGTTGACTGTGGACGTCGCAAATCAACTGCTGTCATTGAAGTACGATTATCGCCTGGGATTGCGTGATCGGGTCATGCTACACTTCTTGATCCTCTTTGCACCACGTACTTCCGAATTGGCTGAACTGACCTGGATGGATTTAGAGTGGAACAAGATCACGATAGAACGGAAGAAAAAGAACGAGCCTGGGACGTTTGTGGTGCCAACGTATCTGTTTCAGTGGCTACAGGAGATGAGGGAAAAGTACGGCGCAAAAGCGGATGACCCGATTTTCCCAAGCCAGGGCGGCAAACGAGGCTTGTCGGCTAGGGGGATTCGTCAGGTGATCAAACGTCTCGGTGAGAGGGTCGGCATCAATCTTTGCCCTAAGGATTTCCGGACTCTGTTGATGTCAGAGTTGAGCCGTACGGAGGATGGGAAACTGGTACAGATGTTCGTCGGGCACTTGGGTGAACAAACGTCGAAGAAGTTTTATGTTAAGAGGGCACGGTCAGAAGTACAGCATACACTTGATGTTTGGAAAGAGGCTATCCTGTCTGGAGTAAATCTCACGGATGGTTTTGAGGAAGACGAAGCTGCTTGATTTGGAGGAACCGGCCGACCGTAAGTAGGCCGGTTTACATACGGTTTGTTTTCTTTCAAAGACGTTGACCAGTCGCCCTTGGTTCATACGTGGTGAATGTATACTGACAGAGTAGTCTTCCTATAAGGGCGAAGGGACGCCAGATAAGTTATGAATGAGTACCAATCCTTCTGCGGTACAACGGAACTTAAGTCGAAGCCCTGGCCGTGGCGACATTGGCTAAGTATTTGATCTACAGCTCCCACCAATCACCCCTGGCCGGATGAGTGGGCGGGATAAGCGAGTCGACACAGGATGTGGCGAAGCGTGAGCTCGAGGCATAGGAGGCACTGTTTCAGGCAATGGAAGTTGGGTTAAACGAACTGGCTCACATTGGGTCGAGCTCACCCTCACGAGGCGCAATGAGGCAGCAGTCGCTTTGTACCGGAAAATGGGTTTCGACATTGAAGGTATGCATGTGAGACGTTGATTTGGTTCTCGATGGGCACTGTCTGATGAGTAGCTGATAGCAAGTTGATCTGAGACGCCTTTGTGAGAGATTCCAAGGTTGCCCCCCCCCCCCGTCTCCGCAGCCCTTCTTATAGGGAGTGTCCTAGCAGGAGACTGAGTTTCATGCCACGAAGGCAAAGATAAAAGATCCAAACGTGTGACACAGTGAAGAAGGGGCTACTAATCGTGAACGACGAGCACGAACGCTGGAACAAGAAATACGCTAATCGAGGTCCAAACTTATTTCAACCGGAGGAATTCCTTGTCCAGCGCACGCATCTGCTGCGTCCGGGGACAGTTCTCGACGTTGCTTGTGGAGACGGCAGACATGCAATATTCCTGGCTCGGACTGGGTTTTCTGTAACAGGAGTTGATTTTTCGGAGCAGGGTCTAAGACGTCTCGAAACCTTCTCAGCGAACGAAGGATTGCACGTGAAGACTCATCATCGTGACTTGAACGTACAAGGCACACTGACTGACCTGGGATCGTTCAAAAATGTCATTGTCCTGCATTTCAAGCCCGAATTACATACCTTCAACGAAATGGTAAGCGTCCTTCGACCTGACGGTATTTTGCTTATGACCTCCTTCAACACGAGGCAACATGATGAAAAAGGATTCGGCAAGGATTTTTGCTATACCGAAAGGGAATACGTTGATGTGAATGAATCCCTTGAACTGATGGAATACATTTCATATGAGGACGAACGTGGCTATTTCGACGGATACGTTTTTCGCAAGAAATAGAGCCCTATAGGTGCTGAAGTGAACTTCATTTTTACCGCCATTTGCGGTCAAACCGATTCCGTTCGAGCGTTTCCGAACACTGCGATTGGTAACGTCACTGATAGCGGGGAAGACTTTGCTTATGTATGCTTGGGACAGACGTTTTCTCCTAGTAAAATGGATATAGGAGCATTCCTGTAATGAAGTAATTCCGGGTTTGAGGCAAAGAAAACCTCCTGATAGTGTTGAGTTGGCACAGCAACACGAATCGGGAGGTCGTACGACAACATGAGTATATCGCAAAACCGTAAGATTCGCCGCATCACAGATTCAACCTTGGTCGTCGGTGCAGACATTGCCAAGAAAATACATGTGGCACGTGCGAGCAATGCGCGCGGTATTGAGCTTGGCAGGCCTCTGTCCTTTGACAATACCAGACGCGGCATGGAAAAGCTTCTTGCGTGGATGCGCACGCTCATGGCCGATCACGGCTGTGACAATGTGGTGTTCGGCGTCGAGCCCACCGGACACTATTGGATGAATCTAGCTCAATTTCTTCGCCAACACGGGATTGACGTCGTTCTGGTCAATCCCCTGCACGTGAAAAAGAGCAAAGAGCTGGACGACAATAATCCGACGAAGAATGACCACAAGGATGCCCGCGTCATCTCGCAGTTGGTCAAAGACGGACGCTACTCCGTACCCAACATCCCCAAGGATATCTACGCTGAGCTGCGCGTGGGGATGAACCAACGAGAGCGTCTAATCGAAGACCTCAAGCGAGTGCAGGGCCGTATCCACAACTGGCTCGACCGGTTCTTTCCGGAGTTTACGGAGGTATTTCGGGACTGGGAGGGTAAAGCAGCGCTGGTGTGTCTGCACGAGTGCCCTTGCCCACAGGACATTCAGGCTAAAGCAGCAGAAGACATTGTCCACATGTGGAGGGAACATGGCATTTCGCGGGGCGTTGGCAAAAAACGGGCCACATACCTTGTGGAAATGGCCTCCCAATCGGTTGGGTTAACCGAAGGACTGCAGATGGCACGCCAGGAGTTGAAGATGCTGCTTGACCAATATGACTTGTTGCAGGAGCAGTTAAGCGATCTGCTGGAGCAAATCGAGCGTTTGCTGGACCGAATTTCGGGAGCCGCTCAGATGCTCAGTGTACCTGGCGTGGGCGTCGTCACCGTGGCAGGATTCCTGGCCGAAGTGGAGGAACTGTCCGCCTACGAACACTGGCGACAGGTTCAAAAACTTGCCGGGTTCAATCTCAAGGAGAACAGTTCCGGCAAACACAAAGGTCAGACAAAGATCACAAAACGCGGACGGCCAAGATTACGCGCGTTGCTGTACCGCTGCGTGCTGATTCTGGTGGCAAAGAATCCACAGTTTCAGGCGCTGCACCAGTATTACACCACGCGTGTGGATAACCCGCTGCGGCCCATGTCGTCGCTGATTGCCCTGTGTTGTAAGCTGATTCGCATCTTGTTCACTCTCGGGCGTAAGCAAGTCCCATACGACCCTGAAAAGGCAATGGGACCCGTTCGCTCGGCTCAGCTGTTTGCTGCGTAACAAGGAATCGAAACTCGCTCAACCGTACGCAAGGGCTGCAATAGACAAACGAAGCACGGAGAAGCCGGTACGATACATTCCATTCGGGCCATGACCCTGCATAGGAGCTTAACTGGCCTCCACCCTTCGACAGGCTGAACGATGGAATGCAAAGGGCCGAAGTCAGGACCCTGTGAGACATGGGAGGGTACGCCGCGAAGGTGTTTGTGGAGATCCACGGTGCGACCAAATTTTTGAAAACGGGGAGTTATCCCCTATAGGGGACGCACAAACCATGTCCCGAAGATTCCCACTACGGGGAGTCTGACATCATTCGCCCGCTGAGTCAAATGCAAAATGCTACGAATGAGCGAGAAAACGAGAGATAACAAAAGATCATTGAGGGAGGCGAGCGAGATGGATGAAGTACGTTACCCACTTGGAAAGTTTGTACCGATACAGGAGGTATCCGACGAGCAACGGAAAGCTTGGATCAAGGACATTGTTGACGCACCCTCCAAACTCAATCAGGCTGTGGAAAGCTTGTTGCCCGAGCAACTTGACACACCGTATCGGGAGGGCGGTTGGACCGTACGTCAAATTGTTCACCATTTAGCGGAAAACGACGTGCTCGTGTATACCCGATTCAAGCATGCGTTGACTGAAGAGAATCCACAGATCCTGCCTGCCATGGAGAATTTGTGGGCGGAGTTACCGGATCAAAGCGCGCCGGTAAGTTCGTCGTTGCGATTATTTGAATTGATCCATGAACGCTGGGCTGCATTACTCAATGGCATGTCCACTGAAGACTTCTCTCGTACGTTTGTCCATCCGGCAAGTGGGGTTTGGAGTTTGGATAAAGCGCTGGGTGTATATTCATGGCATGACAGGCACCATACGGCTCAAATCAAGGCTTTTCGAGAACGAATGGGATGGTAGAAGGTTTGGCCGAAGACTTGCGAGAAGAAAGAGATACCACCGAATTACAAGCCTTGGCCAAGAGTGTTGGATGGAAAATCACCACGGATCAGGCTGGGTCACTTCTTGCGCCTAAGGGCACTGTGCTCGGATATCGGCACGACGGACAACTGATTGCGAGTGCCGGCCTTTATACATATGGAAGTGAGTTGGCGTCCCTGGGCGTTGTTATCTTCCTAGCTTATCAGCGGAAAGGACTCGGCAAGCGGATTGTCATGAGGTGCCTGATAGAAGCGGAACGGATCCATTCACCGGTCACACTTGTGACAACAGAACAGGGGTTTCTGCTGTATGAGTCACTTGGGTTCCGCACCGTCGGATATGTTCATCGCTTCGAGGCAGATTCTGCTTTTCGTGGTAAGATGAAAACTCTAGGCAAAACGTGTCGATGCTTGAAAAGAGTGACTTGTTAGACATGATCCATCTCGACGAAACCTCATTTGGAGCAAATAGACACGGGGTCTATGAAGCGTTGTTCCGATACCTACATGCAGGTGCAGTGCTGCGTGACGAATCTGGCAATGTGACAGGCTTTGCGCTGTCCGTGGAGGAGGGGCAACCTGCTTGTTATTGGATCTGTGATTGCACAAAACGGGGAGGCGGCCATCGACCTAGCTCGAAGCCTGTATTCCGATTGGAAGGGGCGAGTGTGGATCGATGTTCCGAATGAACAAACCTCCTCCATGGGCCGGCTGTCGTGTTCCGGCTTTAGCGAAGTGGTGGTGTCTCTGTGATGGTTCTGCGTACAACCGGTTTGCCCGGCGGACGTAACTGCTTGTTTGGAATTGTAGATCCCGTGTTTGGGTGAGGGGCGGCAAATCGGTACGGTTACACTCCCCTGTTCGGCTGGTATACTAGGTATAAGCTCAAGATGATGGAGGTTACACCCAATGTCCCTGCGCAATCTGCACGTTCGTTTTCAACT
Above is a genomic segment from Alicyclobacillus cycloheptanicus containing:
- the rpoD gene encoding RNA polymerase sigma factor RpoD, giving the protein MKEIQREAAREEERGLTLQDAKAALVQLGKRRGSLTYTEIVNRLGAFDLDPDQLDEFFDHLSEQGVDVINERDDEEDEDDESQERDQEEERFDLNDLTMPPGVKISDPVRMYLKEIGRVPLLSAAEEIELAKRIEEGDEEAKRRLAEANLRLVVSIAKRYVGRGMLFLDLIQEGNLGLIKAVEKFDYRKGYKFSTYATWWIRQAITRAIADQARTIRIPVHMVETINKLIRISRQLLQELGREPTAEEIAAEMDMTPEKVREIQKIAQEPVSLETPIGEEDDSHLGDFIPDDEAPAPADAAAYELLKEQLEDVLDTLTEREENVLRLRFGLDDGRTRTLEEVGKVFGVTRERIRQIEAKALRKLRHPSRSKRLKDFLE
- a CDS encoding acyl-CoA dehydrogenase, whose amino-acid sequence is MDFELTREQKMIRDTVREFAEAEIAPNAAEWDRTEAFPLETFRKMGELGFLGIPFPEEYGGSGGDMVSYCLAVEEIGRACGGTGLSFEAHVSLACTPIYLYGTEEQKKKYLVPLARGESLGSFGLTEPGAGSDAGGTKTTAALDGDEWVINGTKIFNTNGGVASTVVLTAVTDKENRGISAFIVPTNVPGFSVSKAYEKLGMRASNTVELILEDVRVPKENLLGPLNAGFKQFLSTLDGGRVAISGLAIGIARAAFETALAYAKTRVQFGQSISKFQAIQHKLADMAMHIELARNAMLKAAWLCDQGKPFSLEASYSKLFSSEMCTRTCEQAVQILGGYGYMREYSVERNYRDAKLIEIGEGTSEVQRLVIARHLGC
- a CDS encoding YdcF family protein is translated as MIYFICAGSACVVLLAFGFLRAAAYGIRRQGRRERPLPADTGIVLGAYTDGYRPSDPLVARLRAALHLYRHGYVRVLIVSGGRGEDETVAESSSMKRFLILNGVPPEVILEDRRSRDTWENLRNSMSLMQTYHLKTAVIITSDYHLPRALAVARQLGMNATGYAAWSTQRELRTAYREVLARIKYTVTGQAAI
- a CDS encoding tRNA (adenine(22)-N(1))-methyltransferase, yielding MSISLSHRLQAIADVIPPGSVVVDVGTDHALLPIYLIQSGVAARVIATDIADGPADVARRNVEAHGLSERISVRCGDGLATVGPGEAQTIVIAGMGGATIRDILAGTPSVVGAARRIIVQPMNLAQHARAYFFTHGFRLVTECALTDGGKYYEIIAAEPGEPVEYEGYHADRVALEMAWMFGPQLLRSPNASVRAHVADTVQRWGERYERMKASRRPAVTQQAEALLARRAWLEGWLHNVGDPITASREATGGTECGNNHTGCH
- a CDS encoding Nif3-like dinuclear metal center hexameric protein, producing MATTIQDVIDVMEQFAPPSLAFPNDPVGLQVGRTDRPVRRVWLALDASCAVIEQAAAAQADLLITHHELFYRPLPKLDTSTWRGRAIATAILHDLTIYAAHTNLDVTEGGVNDVLAERLGLKDVEILDRMKNEQLRKLVVFVPTTHAEAVRDAVCSAGAGHIGQYSHCTFNTPGTGTFLPLAGTQPYIGQVGSITATDEVRIETVVPASQTERVIRAMLEAHPYEEVAYDLYPLEIMGRPYGIGRVGNLPAPTSLGVFADQVRQSLGLTHIRFGGNPDLLVERVAVLGGSGGRWVAKAIEQGAQVLVTSDCDHHVVAEAWEEGLAVIDATHAALERPVLERVKSVIDQAFGHSLQVTIADVHEDPFHWI
- a CDS encoding tyrosine-type recombinase/integrase → MARRNPNANFFQQSVQQFGHCDPQPVEKLSVAEAIKLAKSHWQGQNVSVETYVSYSSHLKEFSIWAHENLRPCLISEMNGWYTAKYREYLCTRQSMRGGKLSGTTIQHHLDTLSSFFRVMVLFRQMENNPLDYIEGPNSRHNRLLSVPKRPCPLTVDVANQLLSLKYDYRLGLRDRVMLHFLILFAPRTSELAELTWMDLEWNKITIERKKKNEPGTFVVPTYLFQWLQEMREKYGAKADDPIFPSQGGKRGLSARGIRQVIKRLGERVGINLCPKDFRTLLMSELSRTEDGKLVQMFVGHLGEQTSKKFYVKRARSEVQHTLDVWKEAILSGVNLTDGFEEDEAA
- a CDS encoding class I SAM-dependent methyltransferase produces the protein MNDEHERWNKKYANRGPNLFQPEEFLVQRTHLLRPGTVLDVACGDGRHAIFLARTGFSVTGVDFSEQGLRRLETFSANEGLHVKTHHRDLNVQGTLTDLGSFKNVIVLHFKPELHTFNEMVSVLRPDGILLMTSFNTRQHDEKGFGKDFCYTEREYVDVNESLELMEYISYEDERGYFDGYVFRKK
- a CDS encoding IS110 family RNA-guided transposase; its protein translation is MSISQNRKIRRITDSTLVVGADIAKKIHVARASNARGIELGRPLSFDNTRRGMEKLLAWMRTLMADHGCDNVVFGVEPTGHYWMNLAQFLRQHGIDVVLVNPLHVKKSKELDDNNPTKNDHKDARVISQLVKDGRYSVPNIPKDIYAELRVGMNQRERLIEDLKRVQGRIHNWLDRFFPEFTEVFRDWEGKAALVCLHECPCPQDIQAKAAEDIVHMWREHGISRGVGKKRATYLVEMASQSVGLTEGLQMARQELKMLLDQYDLLQEQLSDLLEQIERLLDRISGAAQMLSVPGVGVVTVAGFLAEVEELSAYEHWRQVQKLAGFNLKENSSGKHKGQTKITKRGRPRLRALLYRCVLILVAKNPQFQALHQYYTTRVDNPLRPMSSLIALCCKLIRILFTLGRKQVPYDPEKAMGPVRSAQLFAA
- a CDS encoding YfiT family bacillithiol transferase, whose product is MDEVRYPLGKFVPIQEVSDEQRKAWIKDIVDAPSKLNQAVESLLPEQLDTPYREGGWTVRQIVHHLAENDVLVYTRFKHALTEENPQILPAMENLWAELPDQSAPVSSSLRLFELIHERWAALLNGMSTEDFSRTFVHPASGVWSLDKALGVYSWHDRHHTAQIKAFRERMGW
- a CDS encoding GNAT family N-acetyltransferase, whose translation is MAEDLREERDTTELQALAKSVGWKITTDQAGSLLAPKGTVLGYRHDGQLIASAGLYTYGSELASLGVVIFLAYQRKGLGKRIVMRCLIEAERIHSPVTLVTTEQGFLLYESLGFRTVGYVHRFEADSAFRGKMKTLGKTCRCLKRVTC
- a CDS encoding GNAT family N-acetyltransferase yields the protein MIAQNGEAAIDLARSLYSDWKGRVWIDVPNEQTSSMGRLSCSGFSEVVVSL